DNA sequence from the Parasphingorhabdus cellanae genome:
GCTTTGCTTGTGCGCATGATTGCACAGCAATGTAATTTGGACGCAGGCGAACTGGTTTGGAATGGTGGAGATGTGCATCTATACTTGAATCATACTGAACTTGTTGAAGAACAACTGTCACGCAAACCCTCTGGTGCGCCCAAATTCAAAATATTACAAAAGCCAGATTCTATATTTAACTATCAAATCACTGACTTTGCAGTGGAGAATTATGCGCCGCAACCTCACATTTCCGCACCGGTTGCCGTATAATTTTTGATGGCAAATAATTCTTCAAAATTGCGTTCGTCAGATACGGGATTCCGTAGCGGTGTAATTTTATTCCATTACATGAGTGTAAATTTACAATAAAATATGATATTCACACTGTTCTTGTGAGTCGCAGGGATTCTCAGAACAGTAGTACAGAGTAGTTCAACCACCTCTTAGGGAGAGCTAGAATGTCATTTCGTACCATCAGTCGTTTTCTATTCGTTACTGTATCTTCAACAGCCTGCGTTGCCGGATTAGCAGCGCCAGCCCAAGCGCAAACAGGGCCAACTGTCTCAGACAATTCTGCTCAATCTCGCCCTGTCATGGTTGAAGATGCCCCCAAGATTGTCATTCGCGATGATCTTACTCTAGATGACCCACCTCCCGTTGGTGTTTTTGATAATATAGTTGATGTCACAGGCGTGGGACAAATGACCGTCCGTGGTGATCAAAATTCTTTCGGACTCGGCCTTTGTACTGGCACGCTCATCAATCCACGTACCGTTATATTCGCGGCTCATTGCGTCAATAGCCGGGAAGCTGATGATTATGGTTTTGCGTCCGGTGGTACGGCGATTGCCTTTGGTTTTAGTGCCGACAACCGTCCCGCTGTGCGCCGCTGGGTTGGGCTTGATGACGGCGTTGCAAACCAGACTGATGTGGATTTCAATATCTATAATGTAGAACAGGTCTGGTATGATGAACGGTCTATACCGACCGGATTTCTAGAAGCAGATGTGGCGCTCGCAACGCTGGACACCCACGCAGATGGCGTTCCAACCTGGACTCTCTTATTTTCTCCGTTGAGAGAAGAAACACACGGCGTTATCAATGGTTATGGGGCGAGAGGATTGGGGCCTGATGGATCCAATCTTGGCATCGACTTCCGCCGGCGTATAGCAGAGAACATGATTTCGTCCGCTAGTTCCCTGGATGACCGCAATAATTTTCTCTTTGGTCCCGATGATCCAAACTTGCCGCAAACACTTTATAATACAGATTTTGATAGTCCTGATGGCGAAGCAGTTTTTGATCCTGAAAATGGCCGGTTCGATTTTGATTTATATGATGGGGCCGCTTTGCCACGCGAGGGAACAACGGCTGGTGGAGATTCTGGCAGCGCATTGGTTGCAGATGAACTATATGATACGCCGGTTATAACTTCGGTCCTGTCTGGTGGTTCGCGGTTTTTTGGCGATGAGGATGATCCTGAACCGGAACTGACATTTCAGCCGTTTTCATCTTACGGAACCCAGAGTTTTTACCAACCGCTTTATTTGTTCTGGGATCAGATTGTTGCGAACAACAGCTATGTTTATGCATCTAGTCGCGCTGGAACGCGTAGCTGGATGAATCCGCGGCATTGGGTGCAAGACATGGATCCTAGCTACGCCATTGATGTTGATGGCGAGCTCGTTAATGCACTCCCTGGCTTTGAAGCGCCGGGTATTACTGGAGATACTCCGAAATTCGGTAATGTTTGTTTCCTTGATGATTGCCTCGACCTTTCAACGCTTAGTGTAGAGTTCGATGAAGGAACACCAAATAGCGTCTTTATTGAAGGTGGTCCTGGAAGTCGTAATTTCGTTCCGAACAATGTAGTTGCTGATCCTTCAATGGACATTCGGGCGCGCTATTACGAAGTAACTTTGGCTGCAAACGGAGCAACAAGGTTACGTGATGACGTGACAATTGACCGTCTGAATATTGAGGGTGCAGCACGTCTTGATATCCGCAGACGCGGTAACCTTAAAGTTTGGGGTGATTATACCCAGACCGGAGGGTGGCTGGATCTTCGTGGTACCCTTACAACAGGCGAAGCCTTCCTCGGCGTGGGATTGTTAACCGGCAATGGCTTCTTCGATCCGACATTCCTGACCTCGGTCAATGGTTCGATTGCTCCTGGCCGTGATTTTGGCGATACTGGCACACTGACGATCGCCGGGGACGTCATTTTGGCCTCAGGCACATTGTCTATTTTTGATGTCAACCGTCGCCGCAATGACAAACTGGCTGTGATCGGTGATGCTGATAATTCCGGTATCATTTCGCTAGGAGGTACCGCTGCAGTGGTAAATGCCTTTGGTCGCAATAGTGCTCGCTTTGGTCAAACCTTCGAAATTGTTACGGCCGAGGGCGGTGTCGAAAATACTTTTGATGATGTTGTCGGAAGGATAGGCGTTCTTTATCCTGAACTGATTTATGGTTCGAACAACGTGACGGCCAGAATGCGGGCGATCCGGTTCTCTGACTTCTTCGGCAGCAGCGGTGTTACCAACCCATTCTCGCTGGCATTTGGTAATGCGTTAGATAGTGCTCGGAGCAGTTCCTACACAGATTTATCCAATGTCTTTGGGTTAATAGATGTGATGGAGGTCAATCAACTAAGTGCGACCTTCCAGGGTCTGTCAGCTTCGCAAGCTGGGCGAACAACGACACTTGATCAACAACAAGGCTCAACTATGAGAAATCTTGTCTCTGATCGTCTATCGTTACTCGGAGCCAGCGAAGGTGTGAAAGGCAAAATTAAGATTATCGGCGCTCCCGGAGTTCTGAATAATCGCGAACTTACCAATAGCTCTGCCTCACAAATTAGCTTTGCCGGGAACTATCAGTCTTCCAGTTGGAATGATGTGCAGTTACCAGAGAACATGAGTGGTTTTATGTCCGCTGGATATAACCAATCTACGCTGGCATTTGGTAGTAATGGTGCGCAAGACCAACAAGGCAGCTGGCATATAGCGATGGGGCTAGAATACGGTCTGAATGATCGCGTGACCCTTGGTACCGCCTTTGGATATGCCGATGGCGCACAACAAGTTAGCGGAAGCCTTGCGAATGTTGAGACCAACCAAGCATCAGTCTATGGCAATTATCGTCTTGGCGGTAATTTCTATATCGGCGGACAGGCTTCGATGTCATATTCGCAGATTGACTCCAACAGCCGAGTTTCTAGCGGTATTTCGTTGAGTAACCTGAATACAAATTCGTTGACTTTCGCCAGCGAAATCGAAGCTGGTTACAATATCGATGTGGATGGCCTGTTGCTCACACCACGAGCAAGCATTGGTTATTCGTCTTATAGCGTTGACGGGTTCCGCGACAGCGCTGGAAGTCTGGCGATGGCGGTAGATGAAATCAGCCGCTCTGGGATGGAAGCTAAAGTGGGTCTGAAGATCTCGGGCAGCGCCAAAATGGGATATGCTTCAGGCTGGTCATTCAAACCAGAAATGAAACTGGATTATGTAAACCGGATTTCGGGGAACGACACGAATTTCCGGGTTCGTTTCCTGGATGCAGAAAACCTTCCGTTCGCTTTGCCGATTGGTTTGCAAGACGCGTCTTATGGCGAGATGAAAGGTGGATTTAGTTTGACCAACGGACCTCTGAGCTTTGGTGCTGCGGTTGAAAGCCGATTGGGGCAGCAAATCTATCGCGATGATCGGGCAGTCGTGAATATGTCGGTTCGCTTCTAAATATAGACATTACGCAAAATAACTTGAAAAGGGGAGTGGGTTTCTGCTCCCCTTTTTTATGGCGATGCATAGGGCAGCTATGTTGACCTTTTTGTGAGAATGAAATAATATAATAATTAATTGAAATAATCCTTGCGTTGCAGCAAGGCGACCGAGCAGGAGATTTTGGATGGCTGATGATAATAGCAAAACAAACTTGCCGCCGTTATCTCTGCATGTTCCTGAACCGAAATATCGTCCTGGCGACAAGGTTGAC
Encoded proteins:
- a CDS encoding autotransporter outer membrane beta-barrel domain-containing protein, translated to MSFRTISRFLFVTVSSTACVAGLAAPAQAQTGPTVSDNSAQSRPVMVEDAPKIVIRDDLTLDDPPPVGVFDNIVDVTGVGQMTVRGDQNSFGLGLCTGTLINPRTVIFAAHCVNSREADDYGFASGGTAIAFGFSADNRPAVRRWVGLDDGVANQTDVDFNIYNVEQVWYDERSIPTGFLEADVALATLDTHADGVPTWTLLFSPLREETHGVINGYGARGLGPDGSNLGIDFRRRIAENMISSASSLDDRNNFLFGPDDPNLPQTLYNTDFDSPDGEAVFDPENGRFDFDLYDGAALPREGTTAGGDSGSALVADELYDTPVITSVLSGGSRFFGDEDDPEPELTFQPFSSYGTQSFYQPLYLFWDQIVANNSYVYASSRAGTRSWMNPRHWVQDMDPSYAIDVDGELVNALPGFEAPGITGDTPKFGNVCFLDDCLDLSTLSVEFDEGTPNSVFIEGGPGSRNFVPNNVVADPSMDIRARYYEVTLAANGATRLRDDVTIDRLNIEGAARLDIRRRGNLKVWGDYTQTGGWLDLRGTLTTGEAFLGVGLLTGNGFFDPTFLTSVNGSIAPGRDFGDTGTLTIAGDVILASGTLSIFDVNRRRNDKLAVIGDADNSGIISLGGTAAVVNAFGRNSARFGQTFEIVTAEGGVENTFDDVVGRIGVLYPELIYGSNNVTARMRAIRFSDFFGSSGVTNPFSLAFGNALDSARSSSYTDLSNVFGLIDVMEVNQLSATFQGLSASQAGRTTTLDQQQGSTMRNLVSDRLSLLGASEGVKGKIKIIGAPGVLNNRELTNSSASQISFAGNYQSSSWNDVQLPENMSGFMSAGYNQSTLAFGSNGAQDQQGSWHIAMGLEYGLNDRVTLGTAFGYADGAQQVSGSLANVETNQASVYGNYRLGGNFYIGGQASMSYSQIDSNSRVSSGISLSNLNTNSLTFASEIEAGYNIDVDGLLLTPRASIGYSSYSVDGFRDSAGSLAMAVDEISRSGMEAKVGLKISGSAKMGYASGWSFKPEMKLDYVNRISGNDTNFRVRFLDAENLPFALPIGLQDASYGEMKGGFSLTNGPLSFGAAVESRLGQQIYRDDRAVVNMSVRF